One part of the Humulus lupulus chromosome 9, drHumLupu1.1, whole genome shotgun sequence genome encodes these proteins:
- the LOC133799770 gene encoding secreted RxLR effector protein 161-like produces MEFFEMIDLGLMTYFLGMEIKQNDYEVFICQKKYGKEILKKFEFEECKDMRTPMNSSEWHLKAAKRVLRYVKGTSDFGIKFTRSKEFKLLGFSDSDWGGSIDDMKSTSGYFFTLGSRVFSWSSKKQEIIAQSTTEAEFVAATAAVNQALWLRNFLIDLNMEQEESTQILVIYIVVIMA; encoded by the exons ATGGAGTTTTTTGAGATGATAGATCTTGGATTGATGACCTATTTTCTTGGAATGGAAATTAAACAAAATGACTATGAAGTCTTTATATGTCAGAAGAAATATGGTAAGGAGATTCTGAAAAAGTTTGAATTTGAAGAATGCAAAGACATGAGAACTCCAATGAACTCAAG TGAATGGCATCTCAAGGCTGCAAAGAGGGTACTTAGATATGTGAAAGGCACAAGTGATTTCGGCATTAAATTTACAAGGAGCAAGGAGTTTAAGCTGCTTGGTTTCTCTGATAGTGATTGGGGAGGTTCCATTGATGATATGAAAAGCACCTCGGGGTATTTTTTCACACTTGGTTCTCGTGTTTTCTCCTGGAGCTCGAAAAAACAAGAAATCATAGCTCAATCCACTACTGAAGCAGAATTTGTTGCTGCAACAGCCGCTGTTAATCAAGCTTTATGGCTGAGAAATTTTTTAATTGATCTTAACATGGAGCAGGAGGAAAGTACACAGATTCTTGTTATCTATATAGTTGTGATCATGGCATGA